A region of the Micromonospora sediminicola genome:
GCTGCGCGCCCGCCGGCGGCGGCAACCACCGGTGCGGCGGGTGGACCGCCGCGCCGGGCGCCCGGTTCAGCGCGACCATCCGGGTACGCGTCGCCGCGGACGCCTGGCGGGCCATGCCGCTGAGCGGCGTGGTCCAGGTGACCGCCGTCGCGCCCGGTGCCACCGGGGCGGCGTACGACGACGAGGGCTTCGCGGTGCTGTTCCCGCCCGGGCCCCCGGTGCCGGGCATCTCGCTGCGGGCCGACGAGGTGCTCTTCGACATCAGTGGCGCGCCGAGCACGCTGACCGTCCGGCTCGGCAACACCGGCGAGGTGGACGCCACCGGCCGGGTGGAGGTGCTGCTGCCGGCCGGGGTGACCGTCGGGGCCGGCGACACCGGCTGCGCCGCGCTGGCGCCGGACCGGGCGCGGTGCGAGCTGGGCAGCCTGCCCTCGGGCCGGACCGCCACGCTGCGGCTGCCGGTGACCGCCTCGCCGGAGGCGCAGCGGATGGCGCCGCTCGCCGGCGCGGTGATCGGCCGGCTGGACCCGCGCAGCGGGCGGGACCGGCAGGTGCAGATGAGCTTCCGGATCAGCGCGGCGGCGGCGCAGGCCACGCCGGCGGCCGGCGCGCCCACCCCCACCGGGTCGCAGGGCGTGCTGGCCGCGGAGAGCCGGGCCGACGACGACGAGTCGTCGGTGCAGCGCACCGCGATCGCCCTGATCACCGTGTCCGGGTTGCTGGTCGTGCTGGCGCTGGCCCTGGCCACGCGCTCGCTGCGCCGTCGCAGCGAGATCGGCGCGCCGGACCCGGCCGGGCCGTCGACCGCGGAGCGGTGAGACGAATCCGGCGGTGATCTGAATTACGGCCGCCGGTACTAAACGCTGCAAAGCGGGGCATACACCGGCCCGTTCGGGTCCCACACGTCGGACCTCCACCAAGGGGGCCCTAACCGGGCGACGTAGGCTCTGACGTGAGAAACGGAGCGGGCCGCGCCGGTGAGGGCGACGGCGCTCAGCGAAGCGAGGTGCGGGCGTGACCAAGCAGATCCGTCAACTGGACCGGGTGGTCATCCGGTTCGCCGGCGACTCCGGCGACGGCATGCAGCTCACCGGCGACCGGTTCACCTCGGAGACGGCGCAGCTGGGCAACGACATCTCCACGTTGCCCAACTTCCCGGCCGAGATCCGCGCTCCCGCCGGCACGCTGCCGGGTGTGTCGAGCTTCCAGGTGCACTTCGCCGACTACGACATCCTGACGCCGGGCGACGCGCCGAACGTGCTGGTGGCGATGAACCCGGCCGCGTTGAAGGCGAACCTGGCCGACCTGCCGCGCGGGGCGGACATCATCGTCAACACCGACGAGTTCACCCGGCGCAACCTGGCCAAGGTCGGCTACGCGACCAGCCCGTTGGACGACGACTCGCTCGCCGGCTACGCGGTGCACCCGGTCGCGCTCACCTCGATGACGATCGGCGCGCTGGCCGCACACGACGTGTCCAAGAAGGACGCCGAGCGGGCCAAGAACATGTTCGCGCTCGGGCTGCTGAGCTGGATGTACTCCCGCCCGTACGAGTCGACGCTGCGGTTCCTGGAGCGCAAGTTCGCGGCCCGCCCCGAGCTGGTGGCGGCGAACGTGGCCGCGTTCCGGGCCGGCTGGAACTTCGGCGAGACCACCGAGGACTTCTCGGTCCGGTACGAGGTCAAGCCGGCGAAGATGCTGCCGGGCACCTACCGCAACATCACCGGCAACGCGGCGCTGTCGCTGGGCCTGGTGGCCGCCGGGGTGCGTTCCGGGCTGCCGGTGTTCCTCGGCGCCTACCCGATCACCCCGGCCTCGGACATCCTGCACGAGCTGAGCAAGCACAAGAAGTTCGGCGTGGTCACCATGCAGGCCGAGGACGAGATCGCCGCGGTCGGCGCGGCGCTCGGCGCGTCGTACGGCGGCGCGCTCGGCATCACCACCACGAGTGGTCCGGGCGTGGCGCTGAAGAGCGAGACGATCTCCCTGGCGGTGGCGCTGGAGCTGCCGCTGGTCATCGTCGACGTGCAGCGGGCCGGGCCGTCCACCGGCATGCCCACCAAGACCGAGCAGGCCGACCTGAACATGGCCCTGTACGGCCGGCACGGTGAGGCCCCGGTCGCGGTGGTCGCGCCGAAGTCGCCGTCGGACTGCTTCCACGCGGCGTTGGAGGCGGCCCGGATCGCGCTCACCTACCGCACGCCGGTGATCCTGCTCTCCGACAACTACGTGGCCAACGGCTCCGAGCCGTGGCTGCTGCCGGACGTGGAGTCCCTGCCCGACCTGCGGGTCGAGTTCGCCACCGAGCCCAACGGCGAGGACGGCACCAGCTTCCTGCCCTACCTGCGGGACCCGCAGACGCTGGCCCGCCCGTGGGCGGTGCCCGGCACCCCGGGCCTGGAGCACCGGATCGGCGGCCTGGAGAAGGCCGACAAGACCGGCGACATCTCGTACGACCCGGCCAACCACGACTTCATGGTGCGGACCCGGGCGGCGCGGATCGAGACCATCCCGGTGCCCGACGTCGAGGTGGAGGACCCGGACGGCGACGCCCGGGTGCTGGTGCTGGGTTGGGGCTCGACGTACGGGCCGATCGGCGCCGCCTGCCGGGGCCTGCGCCAGCGCGGGCTGTCGGTGGCCCAGGCGCACCTGCGCCACCTGGCCCCGATGCCGGCCAACCTCGGCGAGGTGCTGCGCTCCTACGACCGGGTGGTCGTCCCCGAGATGAACCTCGGCCAGCTCGCCCACGTGATCCGGGCGAAGTACCTGGTCGACGCGATCGGCTACAACCAGGTCCGCGGCCTGCCGTTCACCGCCGCGGAGCTGGAGACGATGCTGGAAGAGGTCCTGAAGAATGTCTGAGCCCGTCGCCCTGAAGCTCACCGCCAAGGACTTCAAGTCCGACCAGGAGGTGCGCTGGTGCCCCGGTTGCGGCGACTACGCCATCCTGGCCGCCGTGCAGGGCTTCATGCCGGAGCTGAACATCGCCCGGGAGAACACCGTCTTCGTCTCGGGCATCGGCTGCTCGTCACGCTTCCCGTACTACATGAACACGTACGGGATGCACTCGATCCACGGCCGCGCCCCGGCGATCGCCACCGGCCTGTCGGTGTCCCGGCCGGACCTGTCGGTCTGGGTGGTCACCGGTGACGGCGACGCGCTCTCCATCGGCGGCAACCACCTGATCCACGCGCTGCGCCGCAACGTGAACTTCAAGATCCTGCTGTTCAACAACCGGATCTACGGCCTCACCAAGGGTCAGTACTCGCCCACCTCCGAGGTCGGCAAGGTCACCAAGTCGACCCCGGTCGGGTCGGCGGACGCCCCGTTCAACCCGTTGTCGCTGGCGTTGGGCGCCGAGGCCACGTTCGTGGCCCGGACCATCGACTCGGACCGCAAGCACCTCCAGTCGGTGCTGCGGGCGGCGGCGGAGCACCAGGGCTCGGCGTTCGTGGAGATCTACCAGAACTGCAACATCTTCAACGACGGCGCGTTCGACCCGCTCAAGGAGCCGGCCACCCGGGACGACTTCCTGATCCGGCTGGAGCACGGGCAGCCGATCACGTTCGGCAAGGACGGCCAGTTCTGCGTCGTCCACCCGCCGGGCGGCTTCGGGCTGGAGGTCCGGGAGACCTCGGCCACCCCGGCCGAGGAGATCGTCGTGCACGACGCCACGGTCGCCGACCCGGCGTACGCGTTCGCGCTGTCCCGCCTGCCCGGGCTCGACCTGCGCAACACCCCGATCGGGGTGTTCCGGTCGGTCGGCCGCCCGTCCTACGACAGCGTGGTGCAGGAGCAGGTCGCCGCGGCGCGGGCCGCTGTCGACCAGACCCCGGAGCAGCAGCTCTCCGCGCTGCTCGGCAGCGGCGACACCTGGACCATCCTCTGACCGGTCACTGACCCGCCGACGCGAAGGGCGGGCCGTTCCCCCGCGGAACGGCCCGCCCTTCGGCGTGGAGGCACCCGGTCAGGCCGCCGCCGCGGCGGGCACCCACAGCTCGTCGACCGCCCGCTCGGCGGACGCCAGGCTCTGCTCGTGCAGCGGGATCAGCTCGGCCATCGCCGGGTTGACCGGGGCCAGGGTCAGCTCGGCGCAGATGAACCGCGGCTCCAGGCCGGTCATCGAGATGCCGTGCGGAAGCCACGGCGCGGCGTGGTCCCAGCCCTCCTTCGGGGTGCCCGCGCCGTAGCCGCCGCCCCGGCTGACCAGGACCACGAACTCGCGACCGCCGAGCAGCCCGGCCCCGGTCGCCGGGTCGTACGCGATGCCGGGGGCGATCAGGTGGTCGACCCAGGACTTCACCACGCTCGGTGCGCCGTAGTTGTAGAGCGGCAGCCCCAGCAGGATCGTGTCGGCCCGGGTCACCTCCCCCACCAGTTCCTCGGTCAGCTGCCAGGAGGCGCGCTGCTCGGGCGTGTGCTGGTCCGGCGGCACCATCCGGGCGAGACCGCCGGCGGCGTCCAGGTGCGGCACCGGGCTCTGCCCGAGGTCCCGGTAGGTCACCGTGCCGCCGGGGTGGGCGGCGCGCCAGGCGGCCGCCGCGCGGGCGGTGAGGCGCCGGCTGACCGACCGCTCGCCGGTGATGCTCGAGTCGATGTGCAACAGGTGTGCCATTGGTTGTTCCTCCTCCATCGATCGTTCGTGTAGGACCAACTATTTATAGCAGGGCGATGTTCCGCGGGCCGCGTAAACTGGGTCACATGTCCGCCGTGCCCGCCCAGGAGTCGGAGCGCCGTTCCGGGCCGCTGCTGCAGCACCTGGCCCGCCGGATGCGGCTGCGCTCCGAGTCGGTGCTGGCGCCGCTGGGTCTGCGCCCCCGGCACCTGGTCGCGCTCACCGTGCTGCGCGACTCGGGCGGGATCAGCCAGCAGGGGTTGGCCGCCACGCTCCAGATCGACGGCACGAACGTGGTCGGGCTGCTCAACGACCTGGAGGCGGACGACCTGGTCGAACGGCGCCGCTCCCCGGAGGACCGCCGCCGGCACGTGGTCAGCCTGACCGAGGTGGGCACGACACGACTCCGCGAGGCGGAGTGCGCGCTCGCCGGCGCGGAGGAGGAGGTGCTCGGCGCGCTGGAGCCGGGCGAGCGGGACCTGCTCTACGAGCTGCTGCGGCGGGCGAGCCAGGGCCGGTCGTCGTCCTGCGCCGAGGTGGTCTCGGCGGACGGCCCGGACGCCTGCTGACCGCCGCCGGTGACCCGGCCCGGCGGCCGGCTCAGACGGTGGTGGTGGCCTGCGGCCGGTCGTCGCGGACGTGGACCAGCATGTCGCCGGTCTCGATCACCGCGCCCGCGCGGTCGTTCAGCGTGACCACCTTGCCCCGGCGGACCAGCGCGATGACCAGCGACTCCAGTTCACGCGGCGACCGGCCCACCTCGCTGCGCTCGGCCGACCGCATCGCCAGCGCCATGCCCTGGCCGGGGGTGAGCAGGTCCTCCACCACGTCGATCAGCGGCGGGGCCGAGGTGGAGAGGCCGAGCAGCCGGCCGGCGGTGGCCGACGAGACGATCACGTGGTGCGCGCCGCTCTGCTTGAGCAGGGGCGCGTTCTCCGCCTCCCGGACCGCCGCGATGATCCGTACCTGACCGGCGGTCAGTTGCCGGACGGTCAGCGCCACCAGCACCGAGGCGTCGTCGCTGTCGGTCGCGATGATGACCGACTTGGCGGTGCGGACGTGCGCCTCCTCCAGCACCGACGAGCGGGTCGCCGAACCCTCGATCGTCACCAGCCCGTTCGAGGTGGCCTGCCGCAGGGCCGGGCCGCTCCGCTCGACCACCACGATCTTGGACTTGTCCGCCCCGTTCTCCAGCAGCGCGGAGACCGCGCTGCGGCCCTTGGTGCCGTACCCGCAGATGATGACGTGGTCCTTCACGGTTCTCCTCCACCGCGACAGGCGACGGCCGGTCCGGTACTGCTCGGTCAGGACTTCCAGGGTGGTGCCGACCAGGATGATCAGGAAGAGCACCCGGGCGGGGGTGACGAACAGGACGTTGACCAGTCGCGCCGACGGGCTGGACGGGGCGATGTCGCCGTAACCGGTGGTGGAGAGCGACACCACCACGTAGTAGAAGCAGTCGAGGAGGGTCAGGCCGTCCCCGTTGACGTCGCGGTAGCCGTCGCGGTCGAGCCAGACCACGAAGACGGTGGCGAGGACCAGCCCCAGGGCGGCGAGCAGGCGCAGACTCAGCGCGCTCAGCGGCCCCCGCCGTTGCGCGGGAAAATGGATCACCGTCGGTCCCGCTCCGCCACCGTCGCCTGCACGCCCTCAAGATAGCGGGTACGCCCCGAACCGGCCGGCCGGGCCGGGGACCGGCCCTCCACCGCACGAGCGGTAAGGATCTCGTCACATTCATCGACGTGCCGCTGGGCAAGACTCGTAACCCACCGATCGTGACGAGGGGGAGTCGGATGCGTACACGTGCGGCACTGACCACGCTGGCCGTGGTCCTCGGGACGGCCCTGGCCGGCGCGTCGCCCGCGGTGGCGGGTCGGCCCGGGGACCGCCCGCCGGAGACGACCCGGCCCACGCGGCCGAAGCCCACCCCCGTCCCGTCACCGACCGTCTCCCCCCGGCCGACCGCCTCGCCGACGCCCACCGTGCGGCCCACGCCGACGGTGTCCCCCTCGCCCACCGCGCGCCCGACGCCGACCGCCTCGCCGTCGCCGTCCGGCACGCCGGCCCCCAGCACTCCGGCACCGATGCCGACGGCGAAGCGGACCGCCGAGGTGCTGCCGGGGCTGGACGACAGCCGGAGCACCACGGCCTACGACGTCAACTCGGCCGGGGTGGTGGTCGGGTCGGCGGAACTGGCCAACGGCGACTGGCACGCGGTGCGGTGGGTCGACGGGCGGATCGAGGACCTGGGCACGCTCGGCGGCCGCACCAGTCAGGCCCAGGCGATCGACGAGCGGGGTCGTATCGTCGGCACGGCCCAGGCCGCCGACGGCAGCAGCCACGCCGTCGCCTGGGTGGACGGGAAGATCCAGGACCTCGGGCTGACCGGCGGCATCTTCTCGATCGCGTTCGACACGGCCGGGGACCGGATCGTCGGCGTCTATCACGTGACCGACAGCTTCACCGGACGGCGGGCATTCGTCCGGACCGGGGACACCGAGGTCACGATCGACGCGCCGCCGGGCGCGAGTGCCGCCGCGGTCAACGAGGCCGGTACGGTCACCGGCACCTACGGCTTCAAGGAGTGGACCGACCCTCCGTTCGTCAACCAGGCGTTCGTCTGGCGCGACGGCGTCCTCCGGTCGCTCGGCACGCTCGGCGGGCCCACCAGCGTCGCGAACGGCATCAACGATCTCGGTCAGGTGGTCGGCACGAGCTGGACCGCCGACGGCCAGTTCGCCGCGTTCTTCTGGGACGGCGCGACGATGCGCCGGCTGGCCACCAGCTCGGCCTCCCCGACGGCACAGTCGCTGAACGACTCGGGTCTGGTGATCGGCACCGACGGCACCGGCAGCCGGGCGATGATCTGGCCGTCGCCGACGGCGAGCTCGCAGCTGCTGCCGCTGCCGGACGGGGCGGTGAGCAGCGTCGCGATCAACGTCAACGACGCCGGTGTCATCGCCGGGCAGGCGAACTTCGTCTCGCCGAGCTGGCACAGCCGAGCGGTCGTCTGGCGGTGACCGGAACCGGTCCGGTCGGCACCACGGGGGCCGACCGGGCCGGTCCGACCCGCCGGGACAGGGCATGATGGGTGGCGTCGGCGAACGGCGACCGCGAGGAGGCCGGCATGTCGTTGCTGCGACGGGTGATCGGCGGAGTGCTGCGGCGGATCCGCCTGCGTCAGGGCCGCACGCTGCGCGAGGTGGCCCAGGCCGCCGGGGTCTCCCTGCCCTACCTCTCCGAGGTCGAGCGCGGCCGCAAGGAGGCGTCCTCCGAGGTGCTGGCCGCGATCTGCCGGGCGCTCGGGATCCACCTCGCCGACCTGCTGGAAGAGGCGCGCGACGAGCTGCGCCGCGAGCGGCCCACGCCGGTCGGCACCGCCATTCCGCTGGCCCGCCTCGACCGCGCGCCGGCCGCCCGCACCGGCCCACACCTGCGGGTCGGCCCGCCCCGGTTGTCCGTCACCCGCCGGCCCACCACGTCGCCCCGGACCTCGGTGGCCCAGCGGCCGGCGGTCTCGCTCCGCCCGCCGGTCGCCCGTCGGCCGGTCACCGCCATGCCCCTGCTCGGTGGCGCGCGGCGCGCCGAGCGGCTCGGGCCGACACCGGTCGGCCCCGCCCTCGACGCCACCACCCCGATCGGGTTCGGCGGCGGCATCCGGATCTGGCCGACCCCCTCCGCCCCGACCGTCCGCCCGCGTCCGCGTACCTCGCCGGCGGTGGCCCGGCGGCGGGCCCGCGCCGGCCGGCGGCGCGCGGTCGCCGCGTAGCTTCTGCCCAGGGCGAATCTGCCCCGGGCAGAAAGCCTGGGCCGCGGGGGTGCGCCCGACGGACGCTGGAGACCGCCGGCTCGCCGGGCGGTTCCCCGCCCACCGGCGGCACGGAGGTGGGCGGTCATGGGTGGTGGCATCTGGATGCTGGACGAGGGGCAGCCGGCCTTCGGTGACCGGGTCTTCGAGCGGCTGCTGAAGGAGCGGATCATCTTCCTCGGCACCGAGGTCACCGACGCCTCGGCCAACCAGATCTGCGCGCAGATCCTGCTCCTCGCGGCGGAGGACCCGGAGCGGGACATCTTCCTCTACATCAACTCGCCGGGCGGCTCGGTCAGCGCCGGCATGGCCGTCTACGACACCATGCGGTACGTCAACAACGACGTGGCCACGCTGGCGCTGGGGATGGCCGGGTCGATGGGGCAGTTCCTGCTCTGCGCCGGGGCCGCGGGCAAGCGGTTCGCGCTGCCGCACGCGCGGATCATGATGCACCAGCCCTCCGGCGGGATGGGCGGCACGGCGGCCGACATCACCATCCAGGCCGAGAACATGCTGCACGTGAAGCGCACGATGCAGGAGCTGATCGCGGAGCACAGCGGGCACACGCTGGAGGAGATCCAGCGGGACTGGGACCGGGACCGCTGGTTCACCGCCGAGGAGGCCCGCGACTACGGCCTCGTCGACCAGGTGCTCTCCCGCGTCGACCAGCTCGCCGCCTGAGCCGGACGGCCCGGCCGGTCGCGCCGGCCGGGCCGTCCGCCACGGTCAGGGGTAACTGACCACCGGGCTGGTGCCGTAGGAGCCGACCACCGGGGTGCCGGCCTCGTTGATCGTCCGCTCGATCCCGCCGCTGCCGTTCAGGAACACGGTGATCGCGTCGTGGAACCGCACGCCGGCCCGGCGCGGCGCCTCGATCGCCCGGTCGCAGCGGATGTCCACGCCCTGGTTGAAGTACGCGTAGACGCCGAGCCCCCACGCCTCGTGCGTGCGGACGTGGTCGGCCACCTTGTAGGAGGCCCAGCCGTTGCCGGTGGGGCTGCGCCAGGCCGCCTGACTCGGCGGGTCGTAGGGCAGCTCGCTCTGGTAGAACACGGTCCGCCCGCGCTCGCCGTTCCAGATCGTCTGCCAGCGCTGGTAGTGCTCCACGAAGAGCCCGTACGCGGTCACGTCGTCGCCGTTGACGACCACGCCGGTGGCGGCGGTGTTCACGGTCCAGCCGATGGTGCCCGGCCGGCCGTGGTCGCCGCGCCAGGCCCAGATGTTGTCGATCAGCGTGTGCCGGCTGTTGACGACCAGGCTGGTCACCGCGCGCCCGGCGTACGGGCCGCCGATGCGGAAGAAGACGTCCTGGAGCGAGATCGGATTCGTGGCGTGCGACCGGTGGCAGTGCCGTCCACCGACCTCGACCAGCACCTCCGACTCGACCGGCCCGGCGTCCACCAGCACCCCGGCGATCCGTACCCCGTCGACGTCCTCGATCCGCAGCGCCGCGTCGCCGCCAGTCGGCACGAGGCTCGGCATGCCGAGGCCGAGCACGACGGTGTTCGGCAGGCGGACCCGCAGCGCCCGGTCCAGGTGGTAGACGCCGGGGGTGAGCAGCAGGTGCCGGCCCCGGGCGAGTTCGGTGTTGATCCGTCGGGCGGAGTCGGTGGGCCGGGCGAGGTAGAAGTCGGACAGCGGCAGCGAGGGCACCGGCGCCCCGCCGGCGCCCCAGGTGGTGCCCGCGGTGTCCCGGCGCGGGCGGGGCACGGCGACGCGCCAGCGGCCCGCGCCGTCGACGAAGAGGTACGGCTTCTCCCGGGTCACCGGGCTGGTCGGCAGCGTGGTGTACGGCGGGTCGGGGAAACCCTGCGCGGGCGCGCCGACCACACCGGAGAAGACCTGGTTCCAGACTCCGTTGGTCCAGTCGCCGCCGAGTTCGCTGTCCCGGGTGAGCCACTGCTGCTGGGATCCGTTGATGGTGATCCCGTCCACCCTGGAGTCGGCGATGTAGCCGCCGCTGGAGTAGCCGCCGTTGCCGGGTTCCAGCCACAGCACGCCCTTGATGTGCACCCGGCGCATCGGGGACGCCTGCGAGACGGCCCACTGGTTCGACCAGTCGGTGGGGCTCACGGCGAGGTTCTCCGCCGAGCGCCAGAAGTTGGTCAGCGCGGAGATGCCGGCGGGTGAGTTCGGGTCGGGCTGCCCGACCACCCGGACCGCACCGTGGATCTCCACGTCGTCCGGGTGCGCGCCGAGCCCGGCGACGGTCGTGTAGTAGCCGAGCCGGGCGCCCACCTCGTAGCGGCCGGGCTTGAACAGCACGGCGTAGCGGTCGAAGCCCATCTCGTTGTGTTCCTGGGCGGTGAAGATCCGGTCCAGGGTGGACTGGATCTCCGCGGCCGGCGTGCTCGGGTCGAAGACGTGCACGTGGGGCCCGAAGTCGGGCTCCCGGGTCGGGCGTGCCGGCGGGGACGCGACGGCGGCGCCGGCCGGGAGGCCGAGGGCGGTGAGCGAGGCCGCCGAGGCGGTGAGCGTGAGGAAACGGCGGCGGGAGGGGTCGGGTGATCGCATCTGCCTGCCTGTTCGGTGATGGTGGGAGAGCGCTCTCCTGGCCGTTCCTACCTCATCGCCGTCGATCCCGCCAGAGCCCGCCGGTTCCGGAACCGGGAAGGATCTCGACGCCGCGAGGGTTGCGCCTCAAGAAAGTTGAACTCGCAACCACAGGGAGCGCGCCCATGTCCATCGCCGTCACCGGGGCCACCGGCCAGCTCGGCCGCCTCATCGTCACCGCGCTGCTCGACTGCGGCGTACCGGCCGGGGAGATCATCGCGGTCGGCCGCGACACCGACCGGCTCGCCGACCTCGCCGGCCACGGGGTCGTCACCCGCCGGGCCGACTACGACGACCCCGACTCCCTGCGCGCCGCCTTCGCCGGCGCCGAGAAGCTGATGTTCGTCTCCGGCAGCGAGGTCGGCCGTCGCCGACCACAGCACGCCAACGTGGTGACCGCCGCCCGGGAGGCCGGCGTCGGGCTGGTGGTCTACACCAGCATCGCCCACGCCGACACCTCCGGCCTGCTGCTCGCCGGCGAACACCGGGACACCGAGCAGCTCCTGCACGACTCGGGCCTGCCGTCCGTGTTCCTGCGCAACAGCTGGTACCTGGAGAACTACACCGGCCAGCTCGACGCGTACCGGGAGCACGGAGTGACCGGCGCGGCGGGCGACGGGCGGGTCAGCGCCGCCACCCGCGCGGACCTCGCCGAGGCCGCCGCCGTGGTGCTCACCCGCGACGACCACACCCCGGTGTACGAGCTGGGCGGCGCGCCGTTCAGCCTCACCGAACTGGCCGCCGAGGTCAGCCGCCAGACCGGCGTTCCGGTCGGCTACACCGACCTGCCGGCGGACCGCTTCACCGAGGCGCTGGTCGCCGCCGGCCTGCCCGAGGGGTACGCGGCAGTCCTCGCCGACGCCGACCGGGGGATCGCCCGCGGCGAGCTGGAGGTCGGCGACGACCTCGCAAAGCTGCTCGGCCGCGAGCCGACCACCCTGGCCGAGGCGATCCGCGCCGCGCTCTGAGGACCGGTCGGCGCGCCTGGCCGCCCGTGGCGGCGGCCAGGCGCGCCGCGTCGTTCAGGCGCGCTCGGCGCGCTGCTTCACCAGGTCGTCGACCAGGCTCTCCACGTAGTCGGCCGTCTCCTCCCAGCGGGTGACGGCGACGCTGCGGATGCCCATGGCCTTGACCGGGTAGTCGTTGCCACCCACGTCGAGCCGGTCACCGACGAAGAGCACGTTGTCGATCTTCAGGTCCAGGCACTCCAGCAGCTTCCGCATGCCGTACGCCTTGTCCACACCCTTGCGGGTGACGTCGATCGAGGTCGAGCCGCCACCACGGACCTCCAGGTCCGGCAGCTTCGCCGCGACCGCGTCCCGCAGCCGCTTCTTCTTGTCGCCGTCCGGGTCCCAGCCGTACTTCTCGGCCGGCGGCGCGGACTGCCCCAACGCCGAGAACGTGATCTGGCTGCCCCGGTCCTCGATGATGTCGCCCCAGGTCTTCGCCTCCCACAGGCCGAGCGCCTGCGCCGACTCGGTCAGCGCCGCGACGACCCGGGCCTTGTCGGCCTCGGTCAGGTCCTCGGCGTAGACCTGCCGCCAGTCCCCGTCCGACCAGCGGTAGTAGCGGGTGCCGCAGGTCGGCATCAGGTGCAGGCGGGCGCGCTGCTCCTCGGTGAGGTCGAGGTGGGTCAGCACCTGCGACTGGAACTGCTCGAACCGCCCACCCGAGATGATCAGGACGTCCACCTCGGTGAGCAGGTGGCCGAGCAGATCCGCCATCCGACGATCGATCTGGGACTTGGAAATCGCCAGGGTGTCGTCGAGGTCGAACGCCACCACTCGAAGATCGTTCACGAACACCTCATGTCGTCGCGGGCAGGCCAGGACTAGCAGGGTACCGACGGTGACCCTCCGGCGTCCGCGAGCCCCGATCGTCACGCCACGCAGCCTTCTGGTCGCAGGCTATCGCCTCCGCCGCTCAGTCGCGGCCGTGGGCAGCGGAAACGTCCGCGTAGACCACCCCGTCGGCGCACG
Encoded here:
- a CDS encoding 2-oxoacid:acceptor oxidoreductase subunit alpha; amino-acid sequence: MTKQIRQLDRVVIRFAGDSGDGMQLTGDRFTSETAQLGNDISTLPNFPAEIRAPAGTLPGVSSFQVHFADYDILTPGDAPNVLVAMNPAALKANLADLPRGADIIVNTDEFTRRNLAKVGYATSPLDDDSLAGYAVHPVALTSMTIGALAAHDVSKKDAERAKNMFALGLLSWMYSRPYESTLRFLERKFAARPELVAANVAAFRAGWNFGETTEDFSVRYEVKPAKMLPGTYRNITGNAALSLGLVAAGVRSGLPVFLGAYPITPASDILHELSKHKKFGVVTMQAEDEIAAVGAALGASYGGALGITTTSGPGVALKSETISLAVALELPLVIVDVQRAGPSTGMPTKTEQADLNMALYGRHGEAPVAVVAPKSPSDCFHAALEAARIALTYRTPVILLSDNYVANGSEPWLLPDVESLPDLRVEFATEPNGEDGTSFLPYLRDPQTLARPWAVPGTPGLEHRIGGLEKADKTGDISYDPANHDFMVRTRAARIETIPVPDVEVEDPDGDARVLVLGWGSTYGPIGAACRGLRQRGLSVAQAHLRHLAPMPANLGEVLRSYDRVVVPEMNLGQLAHVIRAKYLVDAIGYNQVRGLPFTAAELETMLEEVLKNV
- a CDS encoding 2-oxoacid:ferredoxin oxidoreductase subunit beta, whose amino-acid sequence is MSEPVALKLTAKDFKSDQEVRWCPGCGDYAILAAVQGFMPELNIARENTVFVSGIGCSSRFPYYMNTYGMHSIHGRAPAIATGLSVSRPDLSVWVVTGDGDALSIGGNHLIHALRRNVNFKILLFNNRIYGLTKGQYSPTSEVGKVTKSTPVGSADAPFNPLSLALGAEATFVARTIDSDRKHLQSVLRAAAEHQGSAFVEIYQNCNIFNDGAFDPLKEPATRDDFLIRLEHGQPITFGKDGQFCVVHPPGGFGLEVRETSATPAEEIVVHDATVADPAYAFALSRLPGLDLRNTPIGVFRSVGRPSYDSVVQEQVAAARAAVDQTPEQQLSALLGSGDTWTIL
- a CDS encoding FMN-dependent NADH-azoreductase, with protein sequence MAHLLHIDSSITGERSVSRRLTARAAAAWRAAHPGGTVTYRDLGQSPVPHLDAAGGLARMVPPDQHTPEQRASWQLTEELVGEVTRADTILLGLPLYNYGAPSVVKSWVDHLIAPGIAYDPATGAGLLGGREFVVLVSRGGGYGAGTPKEGWDHAAPWLPHGISMTGLEPRFICAELTLAPVNPAMAELIPLHEQSLASAERAVDELWVPAAAAA
- a CDS encoding MarR family winged helix-turn-helix transcriptional regulator: MSAVPAQESERRSGPLLQHLARRMRLRSESVLAPLGLRPRHLVALTVLRDSGGISQQGLAATLQIDGTNVVGLLNDLEADDLVERRRSPEDRRRHVVSLTEVGTTRLREAECALAGAEEEVLGALEPGERDLLYELLRRASQGRSSSCAEVVSADGPDAC
- a CDS encoding potassium channel family protein is translated as MIHFPAQRRGPLSALSLRLLAALGLVLATVFVVWLDRDGYRDVNGDGLTLLDCFYYVVVSLSTTGYGDIAPSSPSARLVNVLFVTPARVLFLIILVGTTLEVLTEQYRTGRRLSRWRRTVKDHVIICGYGTKGRSAVSALLENGADKSKIVVVERSGPALRQATSNGLVTIEGSATRSSVLEEAHVRTAKSVIIATDSDDASVLVALTVRQLTAGQVRIIAAVREAENAPLLKQSGAHHVIVSSATAGRLLGLSTSAPPLIDVVEDLLTPGQGMALAMRSAERSEVGRSPRELESLVIALVRRGKVVTLNDRAGAVIETGDMLVHVRDDRPQATTTV
- a CDS encoding helix-turn-helix domain-containing protein gives rise to the protein MSLLRRVIGGVLRRIRLRQGRTLREVAQAAGVSLPYLSEVERGRKEASSEVLAAICRALGIHLADLLEEARDELRRERPTPVGTAIPLARLDRAPAARTGPHLRVGPPRLSVTRRPTTSPRTSVAQRPAVSLRPPVARRPVTAMPLLGGARRAERLGPTPVGPALDATTPIGFGGGIRIWPTPSAPTVRPRPRTSPAVARRRARAGRRRAVAA
- a CDS encoding ATP-dependent Clp protease proteolytic subunit, with the translated sequence MGGGIWMLDEGQPAFGDRVFERLLKERIIFLGTEVTDASANQICAQILLLAAEDPERDIFLYINSPGGSVSAGMAVYDTMRYVNNDVATLALGMAGSMGQFLLCAGAAGKRFALPHARIMMHQPSGGMGGTAADITIQAENMLHVKRTMQELIAEHSGHTLEEIQRDWDRDRWFTAEEARDYGLVDQVLSRVDQLAA